One region of Nothobranchius furzeri strain GRZ-AD chromosome 16, NfurGRZ-RIMD1, whole genome shotgun sequence genomic DNA includes:
- the LOC107396048 gene encoding proteasome subunit beta type-11-like produces the protein MALEDLCHFRDIFQEDITTERFSMPFELKEAGLSFTNNRNLLHFYIPEVEYLDESPIQFGQINLMQSASAISSQESPSAFPLPTNLPFTSSQTVPLPFPMAHGTTTLAFMFQGGVLAAADTRSSCSGLVACPASQKILPIHSHLVGTTSGTSADCMLWKRILARELRLYQLRHSRRLSTRGAAKLLSHMLHPFKGTELCVAATLCGWDGGELEDECHDHEESAGTTKTQKPDLGMTVGPSQGSSFTPQDSSRKARLSGPRLFYVCSDGTRLEGMLFSVGSGSPYAYSILDQGVRWGLTVEEATSVAREAVYRATHRDAYSGNFVDVFHITSKGWTRRKREDLKEEYYREKERQRLERKTQHDILRANTSSRHKPS, from the coding sequence ATGGCTTTGGAGGACCTGTGCCATTTCAGGGACATCTTTCAAGAGGACATAACCACAGAGAGATTTTCAATGCCATTTGAACTAAAGGAAGCCGGTCTGTCCTTCACAAATAACAGAAACCTGTTACATTTTTATATACCAGAGGTAGAGTATCTGGATGAAAGCCCTATCCAGTTTGGTCAAATCAACCTGATGCAGAGCGCGAGCGCCATCTCATCACAAGAGTCCCCCTCAGCATTCCCCTTACCTACAAACCTCCCATTTACTTCCTCTCAGACTGTGCCTCTTCCCTTCCCCATGGCCCACGGGACCACCACCTTGGCCTTCATGTTTCAGGGTGGTGTGCTGGCAGCCGCAGACACCCGCTCCAGCTGCTCTGGCCTTGTGGCGTGCCCGGCTTCCCAGAAGATCCTGCCCATTCACAGTCACCTGGTGGGGACCAcctcgggaacttcagctgactgCATGCTTTGGAAGCGGATTCTGGCTCGAGAACTGCGTCTTTACCAACTCCGCCACAGTCGCCGTTTGTCTACGAGAGGAGCGGCCAAGCTGCTTTCACACATGCTTCACCCCTTTAAGGGGACTGAGCTCTGTGTGGCTGCCACACTCTGTGGATGGGATGGAGGAGAGCTGGAAGATGAGTGCCATGACCATGAAGAGAGTGCAGGAACTACAAAGACTCAAAAACCTGACCTGGGCATGACAGTAGGTCCCTCACAGGGCTCCTCTTTTACTCCACAGGACAGTTCCAGAAAAGCACGTCTCTCTGGACCCAGGCTGTTTTATGTATGCAGCGACGGCACTCGTCTGGAGGGAATGCTCTTCTCCGTGGGTTCAGGGTCCCCCTATGCCTACTCTATCCTGGACCAAGGTGTTCGGTGGGGTCTGACTGTGGAAGAGGCCACATCGGTAGCAAGAGAGGCTGTGTACAGAGCCACCCACAGGGATGCTTATTCAGGAAACTTTGTGGATGTCTTCCACATAACCTCAAAGGGATGGACTCGTAGAAAGCGTGAGGACTTGAAAGAAGAATACTACAGAGAAAAGGAAAGGCAAAGACTTGAGAGAAAGACACAACATGACATTCTCAGAGCAAACACAAGCAGCAGACACAAACCATCTTGA
- the LOC107396047 gene encoding protein sel-1 homolog 3 codes for MTVFLPVVVGLIFTASFLSGQCVLQAISAESGDTLPDSFIGFESVPDKVADGSVVRVRYQCSRPCQLAVEILVSTLRKTDLVVFRRKWTSSTPRVYKTQQVLLRLPQSISNHHRYASRNMSDTQNATVRARLDYLEEGSEISPQHGSMLRIYEVQQVLPLSVWPSPPPTGCLSWSAQLLGQMADNRILQCPHESDVIDVLKFPLACTGENFGVVHRFQPFINGALERARLHAVTRPSVAFSVWIYLLKGCQKNHCGIVHHVNQKRLFDSVLIQLTDTGDLIIQARMTTGEDEAFRAIVMLPLWKWIRLDCYILDSKVQLNAAWDNETRSFEYKFQNIIHYDDTDGHFVIGGGKYMSGISGYFGPFKYHRLGTKEIKNPLHPKSTLQELDRTHLECREMRAFTNAFLQVVSEDHQLSSNNKTVCTNDFPGLWAQFQDKDKTCAEAWNLETQLKYSVLFQFLLRKEDRIRTGHLGMNNLGGTLFHLAVSTLFQEHEAPMEMSATSLELLKASSCFGNHRASLLLAAIFLSGLGHPVDQEQGHVYSLIGAVGDDRFALMHAGYKHTHGADGFPQDLDMANCYYANIGGQCSIDSYRSHENKQYRPEFIYLGMEEDLKSLTLETSDAFQFLKFQADRGDLESQRRLGMMLFWGQNGVSKDTMSAVKWIERSAMQMKDPSAMYDYSLLLMKGQGVKRNYTQGFQLMKKAAAMGSINALNGLGWYHGSVLKDHKKAVKYFEQAALNGSDDGMYNLGVYHLSGKHPNKPQRNESAAFELFLNASRLGHTAASVEVAGYLSTGSLEGVSQDVQRAVIMLTKVCEQNGHLGFTIREALQAYLQGSWQESLVKYVLAAETGLGLAQINAAHLCEELNLSYDCQRRYHSFSLLNSDPHPPTLLKMGDYYYSSSSSSTREDSLSLAEQAVSMYSRAALAGSPQGMFNLAVLVREGYVLPQSTLHLFNASRHDEPDSVMEKILGRCAQLEDENAVAPCSLALFGLQMGKALSSMTQNRAQLLLAYASILSIIVFAVVVPFQACLEHKWKAATQRGRASLGAQPVEENPRLSVNVLQQLQLSSDLAVTLSGVCLCACWTMLFYHLL; via the exons ATGACTGTCTTTCTGCCTGTTGTTGTTGGGCTCATCTTCACTGCCTCTTTTCTGTCG GGACAGTGTGTGTTACAAGCCATTTCAGCTGAGAGTGGTGACACTTTGCCTGACAGTTTCATAGGGTTTGAGTCGGTCCCTGACAAAGTGGCAGATGGCTCAGTGGTCCGTGTGCGGTATCAGTGCTCCAGGCCGTGTCAGCTCGCAGTGGAAATTTTGGTGTCAACATTAAGGAAGACAGATTTGGTGGTGTTCAGGAGGAAATGGACCAGCAGCACACCTCGAGTGTACAAGACCCAGCAGGTGCTGCTCAGATTGCCCCAGTCTATTTCAAATCATCACCGCTATGCCAGCAGGAACATGTCGGACACTCAGAACGCCACGGTTCGCGCTCGGCTGGATTATTTGGAAGAGGGCAGTGAAATCAGCCCTCAGCATGGTTCAATGTTAAGGATTTATGAAGTGCAGCAGGTACTGCCACTTTCTGTGTGGCCAAGTCCCCCCCCCACTGGGTGTTTGTCATGGTCTGCTCAACTCTTGGGGCAAATGGCCGACAACAGAATCCTTCAGTGCCCTCACGAGTCAG ATGTAATTGATGTGCTGAAATTCCCTTTGGCATGCACCGGTGAGAATTTCGGGGTGGTCCACAGGTTCCAGCCTTTCATCAATGGAGCCCTGGAGAGAGCTCGTCTTCATGCTGTAACACGGCCCAG CGTCGCCTTCTCCGTGTGGATCTACCTGCTGAAAGGGTGTCAGAAGAACCACTGTGGCATTGTCCATCATGTCAATCAGAAACGTCTGTTTGACTCTGTCCTGATACAGCTCACAGACACAG GAGACCTCATAATTCAGGCCCGCATGACAACCGGAGAAGATGAAGCGTTCCGAGCAATCGTAATGTTGCCCCTGTGGAAATGGATTAGATTGGACTGTTACATACTGGACTCTAAG GTGCAGCTGAATGCAGCATGGGACAATGAAACCCGCAGCTTCGAATACAA ATTTCAGAACATCATCCACTATGATGACACTGATGGACACTTTGTGATTGGAGGAGGAAAATATATGTCTGGCATCAGCGGATACTTTGGGCCTTTTAAATACCACCGTCTAGGAACAAAAGAA ATAAAGAATCCACTTCATCCCAAGTCGACCTTACAGGAGCTGGACCGGACTCACCTGGAGTGTCGGGAAATGAGAGCTTTTACCAACGCTTTTCTGCAAGTAGTATCTGAGGATCACCAGCTGTCTTCAAATAACAAAA cTGTCTGCACCAATGACTTCCCCGGACTGTGGGCTCAGTTTCAAGACAAAGATAAAACCTGTGCAGAGGCATGGAACCTGGAAACACAGCTTAAATACAGCGTGCTGTTTCAGTTCTTGCTGAGAAAGGAGGATAGAATAAGAACAG GACATTTGGGTATGAATAACCTGGGTGGTACCTTGTTCCACCTGGCAGTTAGCACACTGTTCCAAGAGCATGAAGCACCAATGGAAATGTCAGCTACATCGTTGGAGTTATTAAAAGCATCCTCATGCTTTGGAAATCACAGAGCATCTCTCTTGCTGGCCGCCATTTTCCTTTCTGGCTTGGGTCACCCAGTCGACCAGGAGCAG GGTCATGTCTACAGTCTGATTGGTGCAGTGGGTGATGACCGATTTGCCCTGATGCATGCTGGGTATAAACACACACATGGAGCTGATGGGTTTCCCCAAGACTTGGACATGGCTAATTGCTACTATGCTAATATTGGAGGACAGTGCAGCATTGATAGTTACAGATCTCATGAAAATAAG CAGTACAGGCCGGAATTCATATATTTAGGCATGGAGGAGGATTTAAAGAGCCTGACACTGGAGACAAGCGATGCTTTTCAGTTTCTGAAATTCCAAGCAGATCGTGGAGACCTGGAATCTCAG AGGCGCCTGGGAATGATGCTTTTCTGGGGACAGAACGGAGTCTCAAAAGACACGATGAGCGCGGTGAAGTGGATTGAGAGAAGTGCTATGCAAATGAAGGATCCCTCAGCGATGTACGACTACTCCCTCTTACTAATGAAG GGCCAGGGTGTGAAAAGAAACTATACTCAAGGTTTTCAGCTTATGAAAAAAGCAGCAGCGATG GGTTCAATTAACGCCCTGAATGGTCTAGGCTGGTATCATGGGAGTGTGCTGAAGGACCACAAAAAAGCAGTGAAATACTTTGAACAAGCTGCTTTAAACGGGAGTGATGACGGGATGTACAACTTGGGGGTTTATCATCTGAGTGGGAAACACCCCAACAAGCCACAGAGGAATGAG AGCGCTGCATTCGAGCTGTTTCTGAACGCGTCTCGCCTCGGCCACACCGCTGCTTCGGTGGAGGTGGCGGGGTATCTCTCCACAGGAAGCCTAGAAGGGGTTTCTCAGGATGTGCAGAGGGCTGTGAT AATGCTAACAAAGGTCTGTGAACAGAACGGACACCTTGGATTTACGATCAGAGAGGCCCTTCAGGCCTACCTCCAGGGTTCTTG GCAGGAATCTCTGGTGAAGTACGTTTTAGCCGCTGAAACCGGTCTCGGCTTAGCCCAGATCAACGCTGCACACCTGTGTGAG GAGCTGAATCTCAGTTACGACTGTCAGAGGAGATATCACAGCTTCTCTTTATTAAACTCTGATCCTCATCCACCCA CTCTGCTGAAAATGGGAGACTACTActactcctcctcatcctccagcACACGAGAGGACTCATTATCCTTGGCTGAGCAGGCCGTATCAATGTATAGCAGAGCAGCTCTAGCAGGCAGCCCTCAG GGAATGTTCAACTTGGCTGTTTTAGTGCGAGAAGGCTACGTTCTTCCACAGAGCACCCTCCACTTGTTCAATGCATCGCGCCACGACGAGCCGGACTCTGTGATGGAGAAGATCCTAGGAAG ATGTGCACAGCTCGAGGACGAGAATGCAGTTGCACCCTGTTCTTTAGCTCTGTTCGGACTCCAGATGGGAAAAGCCTTGAGCAGCATGACTCAGAACCGTGCACAACTCCTCTTG gcatATGCATCGATTCTCTCCATCATTGTGTTTGCTGTTGTTGTGCCGTTTCAGGCCTGCCTTG AGCACAAATGGAAGGCAGCCACACAGAGGGGAAGAGCATCTTTAGGGGCACAACCCGTGGAGGAAAACCCAAGGCTGTCTGTGAATGTCCTACAGCAGCTCCAGCTGAGCAGCGACTTGGCTGTGACTCTGtctggtgtgtgtctgtgtgcctgCTGGACAATGCTCTTCTATCATCTCCTATGA